The sequence below is a genomic window from Haemophilus pittmaniae.
TCGCCATTGGCCGGTAAACGAATCATAACATCCTGCGCAGTACCGGTCGTTTGAACGATTGGGCTGCTGATACCGTGCTCATTTAATGTCGAACGAATTTTATCCAAATTGGCCGGTTGTGAAAAATGGGTATCAAACACCACCCCACCGGTAAAATCCAATCCCCAGTTAAACCCTTTACTAATGATAAAGAATAGGGAAATAGCGATAACGATGACGGAAAACGCATAGCCCACCGCGCGAACTTTCATAAATTCGGTGAGCGGGAACGGTAATTTAATACCGTTAACCTCACGGATAAGACGACCGTCTTTGTCTCTTGCAAATAATCTCATTGCCTCACCTACTAAATTGATAATTTTTCTAAACGTTTACCGCCATATAAGGCATTTACAATCGCACGCGTTCCGGTGATTGCAGTAAACATGGAAATAGCTACACCCAATGCTAAGGTTACCGCGAAGCCTTGAATCGGCCCAGTACCCACAGCATAAAGGATGATTGCGGTTAAGATGGTGGTTAAGTTAGCATCAAAAATAGAGGTAAATGCACCGTTATAACCTTCATTGATCGCCTGTTGAATTGGACGACCATTACGTATTTCTTCTTTTATCCGTTCAAAAATCAACACGTTGGCATCCACCGACATCCCTAAGGTTAATACGATACCGGCAATCCCCGGCATGGTGAGCGTTGCTCCCGGTAAAATAGACATTAAACCGACCAATAACACGATATTAATCACCAATGCAAAGCTAGCAATAATACCGAACACTTTGTAGAAGAACAGCATGAAGATGATCACGGCAATCAAGCCCCAGAAACTGGCATCAATCCCTTGTTCTACATTTTGCGCCCCCAAGGATGGCCCGATGGTACGCTCTTCAACGATTTGTACCGGAGCAATCAAGGCACCGGATTTTAGCAACATCGCTAAATTCTGTGCTTCCGCGGTTGAACCCACACCGGTAATTTGGAAGTTAGAACTAAAACGACCATTAATCGTGGCCACATTAATCACTTCTTCATGTTTTTCTAAAACCGTTTTACCGTTGGCATCTTTTTTACCGTTATCTTTATATTCAACGTACAGTGTCGCCATCGGTTGTTTATAATTTTTCTTGGTCGTTTGCGACATCATTTCGCCGCCTTCGCTGTCCAAGGTCACGCTAACTTGCGGAGTACCGGATTGCTGATCCAAGCCTGAACTAGCGTTAATAATATGCTCGCCACCTAATTCGGTTTTCTTAAATAATGCCACCGCTTGGCCTTGGCGATCATATTTGATTTCCGTATCAGACGGTAACATACCGCGGGAAACTGCTTCCGGAGTCACTTTGGTATTCACAATACGGAATTCTAAGGTTGCCGTTGCCCCCAAAATTTCTTTGGCACGTGCAGTATCCTGTACCCCTGGTAATTCAATAACGATACGTTCAGCCCCTTGGCGTTGAATAACTGCTTCGGCAACACCTAATTCGGAAACCCGTTTACGTAAAATAGTCAGGTTTTGTTCAATGGCCAAATCACGAGCTTCGTTTAATGCCGCAGCAGAAAGGGACAAACTCAACTGGTTATCACCACTTTCAGTCACTGTGAGAGTTGGGTGTTGCTGACGAATAATACGAGCTGCTTTAGAAAGCTGTTCCGGATCTTCCAAGGTGATTAAAGTACCGAAATCATCGTCATTTTTGATCCCATTAAATTTAATTTTTTCCTTACGCAACTCACCGCGTAAAGTATCTTGCAATTGTTCTTGACGTTTTTGCAAAGCGGAATTCATATCCACTTCCATTAAAAAACGCACCCCACCACGCAAGTCCAAGCCCCATTTCATAGGATTGGCACCAATTGAGCTAAACCATGCTGGTGTTGCCGGAGCCAAATTCAATGCGGTGGAATAATTATTGCCCAATTTTTCGGCAATTTTATCTTTTGCCAACAATTGATCATTGGTATTGGTAAAACGGGCAAGAATAGAGCCTTCGGCTAAACTGATTGATTTGACGGTCAGTTTGTTTTCTTTAAGTACATCCTGAACTTCCGTCAATGTTTGAGTGGTGGCTTGTTGTCCACGGGTACCGGAAATTTGTACCGCAGGATCTTCACCATAGATATTTGGAAGAGAGTATAAAATACCAATGGCGACCACGAGGATCACCATTAGATTCTTCCATAACGGATAACGATTTAACATAGTTTTCCTTTAAGGAATTGAAAAGATTAAAGAGATTTTAGAGAACCTTTTGGTAACACAGCAACAATATAGTTGCGGTTAATCGTGATCTCAGTCGTGTCATTTAAAGCAATGACAATACTCGCAGAACCTTCGGTTACTTTAGTAATTTTACCGATAATGCCACCGGAAGTTAGTACTTCGGTGCCTTTAGCCAATTCGGACATTAATTTTTTATGCTCTTTATTACGTTTCGCTTGTGGACGGTAGATCATAAAATAAAAAATCAAACCGAAAATCACGAAAATAAACAGAGTTGACATAGGGCTTTGAGCTTCCATGGTTTTTTCCTTCTTAAATAATAAAATTTTGGTTAAAAAAGTGCGCGTAAAATATCACAAATCGCCCTTGAGTGAAAGCGACACGCCATGCTTCTTACTAAAAAGCATTTCTCTTTCATCTTTCTCCAGGATTTTTTGCCATTTTAGCTGGCATGCATAACGGCTCCCCAGCGTAACAAAATCCTCATCTGCCGAATGAGCTGCCAATTGCAAGCACAGAGAATCCCCTTCTGCTAATGCAGCAAAGGCTTTTTTCGCTGTTAGCAGCGGCAGAGGACAACGCAACGTACGTAAATCAAGTAAATAATCCATCTCATCCCTGCCGACGGGCAAACATGATTTTTCCCATTGCAATTAATTGTTCATCAGACAAATATTCCTTACCTAATTCAAACAAGGGTTCTTCCAACGCGATATGTTTTTCATAACCGGCTACAAATTGTTCAATTAATGACTGTTCAATATGATCCCGCTCACCGGCAATTAGCATTTGTAACTGCTGAGCTAGATTTTGCCAATTTTGATGCAGGTTCATATGCTGCTTTTCTAATTCATCAACCGTTTGTTTAGCCTGAGGTGCTTTAACAACCAACGCAGGGAAGAAATCTTGTTCTTCATCCTCATGGTGCAGGGGCGCCGCTTGATTAAAATATTGCAAAATAAGCTTTACATCATTTATTACTGCCTGATTCACACCATTTTTTTGTAAATAATCAGGCAATATCTGCAATTGACGACAAAAACGCTTCACCTTACCGTGACAGGCATAAAGCATGCTGACCGGATCCTGCCAAGTGGCAAATTGTTGTGGTTCGAGAATTTGCATGGGGAATCCTCACTTTCTTTATGGGATAGGAACAAAGAGGCGGGCTCACAGCCCGCCTCTAATAATCATCGGATTAAGGTTTCCGACGCGATTCTTTAACATGTACAATCCGAGTACGTCCCGGTGGCTCAGGTAATGCAGCCGGTTTAAAGGTTTGTGCAGTTTGTTCGCAAGATGCCGGTTGCCACAAACGCTCATTCACATTCATATTTTTATCAAATAGCAGTTTAAGTTGGCAGACTTTATGTTCTCCATTCTCACGATAATTGAAAACGTAGTCCCATTCACGAACGCGGTAAAAACCCTCGTTGAAATGTGGTTTACCGACAAGATAATACAATTGGGATTTATTCAACCCTCTATCGATTTGACGAACATTGTCCCAGTTCGGCCAAGATCCCGGATAGGAACCATCTTGTTTAAATGTTGATTTTTCAATCGATGGGAAAATCGGATTATCCGAGGTACCCTCTTCCGTTACTTTAGAAATAGTACCGCCACAGGCCGTCAATAAAAGCGACAGCAAAGAAATCGCAGTAAATTTTTGCACTCTGTTCATATTGTAGTCCTTTTAATTCGCTAGAAGGTAAGATCAAGCCAAAAGCTTGATCTTGCCCTAATTCTAACAGACTTTTGCCCGCAATAAGTCATCGGAGGTCAAAAAATGCTTAAGATTCTTGCGCTAACTGCAATGGCGGGACGGGTTTACCGATACGGGCATAAAATTCCACCACAAAATCATCAAAACGATCGTCTTCGATAGCTTGACGAATCTCCGCCATTAAGCGTTGATAATAGCGTAAATTGTGAATAGTATTTAAGCGCGCACCTAAAATTTCACCGCATTTATCTAAATGATATAAGTAGGCTTTGGTGTAATTTTTACAGGTGTAGCAATCACATTCCGGATCCAGCGGGCTCGTATCATCACGATATTTTGCATTACGGATTTTGACAATACCGTCTGTCACGAATAAATGGCCGTTACGTGCATTACGGGTTGGCATTACGCAGTCAAACATATCAATACCACGACGTACGCCTTCTACTAAATCCTCCGGTTTACCCACGCCCATTAAATAACGAGGTTTATCTGCCGGAATTTGTGGGCAGATGTATTCCAAAATACGGTGCATGTCTTCTTTTGGTTCGCCTACCGCTAAACCACCCACTGCATAACCGTCAAAGCCAATATTGACTAAGCCCTCTAATGATACTTTGCGTAATTCTTCAAATACGCCGCCTTGGATAATACCGAATAGCGCATTTTTATTGCCTAATTCATCAAAGCGATCGCGGCTGCGTTTTGCCCAACGAAGAGACATTTCCATGGATTTTTTCGCATAATCGAAAGTCGCGGGATAAGGCGTACATTCATCGAAAATCATTACGATGTCAGACCCTAAATCATATTGAATTTCCATGGATTTTTCAGGTGAAAGGAAAATGCGCTCACCGTTAATAGGATTTTGGAATTTCACTCCTTCTTCAGTAATTTTACGTAATTTCCCTAAACTGAATACTTGGAAGCCGCCACTGTCAGTTAAAATCGGACGATGCCATTGCATAAAGTCATGTAAATCACCGTGTTTACGCATCACTTCCTGTCCAGGACGAAGCCATAAATGGAACGTGTTACCAAGTAAAATTTCTGCACCTGTTGCACGTACTTCTTCTGGTGTCATGCCTTTTACGGTGCCATAGGTACCCACCGGCATAAATGCTGGGGTTTCTACACTAAACGTACCTTGTGGACGTTCAAATACCAAACGGCCACGACGTGCACTGCCGCTGGTTTTATCTAGTTCATATTTCATTTTCTTTCCTCAACGAATAAACAGTTCGAAGATCAGCCCCTTACGGGAGATTAAAAGTTAAAATCCAGCAGGCGGGCTGCAATAATCGCCGCCTCCGGCTTCAAGGATTCGTGGGTGGAAGCCTGTAATAGTGCTGAATTCCCCACTGCAATTGCATATTTGGCTTGGGCTAATACCTGTTCATCTGTAGCGTGACTTCCCAAAGCAATATAATCTTGATGAGCTAACAAGCGATACAAATCCTGATATTTCTGTTCGGCAGACTGGGCGCTCACAACATCACTTGCCGGCCAGCGAGCCTTTAACCATGGTCCAATTTCCTCCAATGGATGGCGGGTAGTGAAAATTAGGCGATGACTTAGACTTAATTGATCCAATGCCTGATGAATCGGTTCGGCTATTTGATGGCCATCAAAACAAAGGGAACCGTCAAGTTCCAAAACAAAGATCATTATTCTAATCCTTTTACGTTGGGATTTTTGGTGATAAACATTGCATCACCGTAACTGAAAAAGCGATAGCGATTTTCGACTGCGCTTTTATAGGCATTCATTGTATGTGTAAAGCCTGCAAAGGCTGAAACTAACATAATCAATGTACTTTCCGGCAAATGGAAATTTGTAATCAGCGCATCCACCACTCGGAATTTTTTACCGGGATAAATAAAAATCGAAGTATCCGAAAAATAAGGCTCGATCAAATCCGGGTTGCCATTTTCTTCTGCCGATAAGGCTGCCGTTTCAATTGAACGTACCGAAGTAGTCCCCACGGCAATAACCCGTTTACCGGCTTTTTTTGTTTCAATTATGGCGTTACACACTTCTTGGGATAATTCTACGTATTCGGCGTGCATAATATGTTCTTCAATATTATCCACCCGCACCGGTTGAAAAGTTCCAGCGCCAACATGCAAAGTGACGAACTCAAAATTCACCCCTTTAGCACGTAACTTGTCTAACAATAGATCATCAAAATGCAAACCAGCGGTGGGTGCAGCAACTGCCCCTGGCACCTTACTATACACGGTTTGATAACACTCCTGATCCGCTTCCTCATCAGGTCTATCAATATAGGGGGGAAGCGGCATATGGCCAATTTGTTGCAATACGGCCAACCAAGCGGAATGGGGTTCGACCAATTGTAGCTCAAAGAGCGCTCCTTGGCGGCTCGTCATTACCACTTTTATCCCCCGTCCTTCACCTAATTTATCCTCACCTAAAAAAAGCTCGGTACCTTCTTTGGGCGATTTGGAAGAACGAATATGAGCCAAACAATGCTGTTCATCCAACACCCGCTCAACCAATACTTCCAATTTACCGCCACTAGCTTTACGGCCAAACATCCGAGCAGGAATCACACGGGTATTATTAAAAATTAACAAATCACCTTCGTTAATTAAATCCAACACATCGGTAAAGGTGCCATGGCCAAGTGTTCCCTGCTCTCCGTCCAGGGTCAACAAACGGCAGGATGCTCGTTCCTCTTTGGGATAACGGGCAATCAGCTCATCGGGTAAATCAAAATGAAAGTCACTAACACGCATAATTTTCTTTAGTCGGCAAAAATAGGCCGCTAGTCTAGTCGTAAAGGCGGGGGATCTCAAGGAAAATTGCCCATACAAAGGGCGATTTTATTACCTAAAACGATTGCTTAAATCCCTTGCATTTCAATCCAAACCCACTATCATTGCGCCTTTCGTTTTTTTTAGGATGTGATTTATGTTTGAATGGCTTAGCGATCCCGAAGCTTGGTTATCCTTAGTAACCTTAACCGCGCTAGAAATTGTTTTGGGGATCGACAACATTATTTTTATTAGTATTCTGGTAGCCCGCTTACCGGAAAATCAACGCCAATCCGGCCGCATTATCGGTTTAGCATTGGCTATGTGTACACGAATTCTACTTTTGATGTCCTTGGCTTGGATGATGCGCCTTACTGAACCGCTCTTTGAAGTATTCGGTCAGGCGATTTCCGGTCGAGACCTCATTCTCTTGCTGGGAGGTTTATTCCTTATAGTGAAAAGTATCGGTGAAATTAAAGAAGCGATGCACCCGGAAGAACATCACGAAAACGGTAGCCAAAAGAAAGTCAGCTATCTGGGCGTGTTAATTCAAATTGCCGTGTTAGATATTGTGTTCTCACTGGATTCAGTTATTACCGCTGTAGGAATGGCAAATCACTTACCGGTAATGATATTGGCAATTGTGATTGCCGTCGGCGTGATGATGTTAGCGGCCAAACCAATCGGTGACTTTGTCGATACCCATCCAACCTTAAAAATTCTCGCCTTGGCTTTCTTAATTTTAGTTGGTATCAGTCTAATTTGTGAAAGCTTGGATGTGCATATCCCGAAAGGCTATATTTACTTTGCTATGGGCTTCTCTACCGTAGTTGAAATGCTCAATATTCAAATGCGTAAACATTTAAAAGCCTAAACCAAAAGAACCCGTCGCTAAGCAACGGGTTCTTTTTTATTTCAGAATGTTTACAAACGCCCTATCGAAAAATAAAGTTTTCCAAAAAAATCAACATAACTCATTGATTTTATTGGAGTTGGTTTAAAAAACCTATTTCCCCTCAGTTTGTGCCTGTTGTTCCTTTTGTAGCGACTCCTTAACACTTTCTTCTTCGGTCTTAGCAACCGCACCATTAATGGTGAGGCAGATTTCAGAAGACATCAAATGTTCCAAGATCGCAGCCAATTCGGCAATCATCTCTCCTTCATCATCAAAATAACCTTCTTCTTTTAAATTGCCGATAAAGGTGGTGAAGACCGCTTTATCAAAGAACTCCGGAGCATTGATACCGTGCAACACTGAAAGTCGTTGCGCCACCAATTGGCTTTCTTTTTCCAATAAACCACGGGAAATATCCGGCGTCTGACGCAAAATACAAAGAGTAATGTAATAACGATGCAAAATCTCGCGCATTGCAGAAGACCACAATTGTAAGATCCGCACCTTTGGACGATGAATAGATAAGAAATTCTCATTAGCTAAAATGATGTCTTGGCGAACAAATTCAGCAATAATTTTCTCAATTTGTGCGGTTAATTGCTTATCATCAAAGTGTAGGAACAATTCGCCTTTTAAGAATGGGTAAATTTTACGTACCGCATCCAACAGTAAATCTTTTTGAATTGCTTCGTAATGCAAAATAACGCTTGCCAATAAGGCCGGTAAGACAAATAAATGCTGAATATTATTACGGTAATAGGTCATTAATACCGCAGAATTGCGCTCTAAACGCACAATTTCACCAAAATTATCTTTTTCCACCAATACGCCTACTCGATCCAAATTCAATACATGCTCCAACATAGCTTGAGGCGAATCCGATGGTAAAACCATATCGGTTGAATATGGCACATTGCGTAACATTTGTTGATAGCTATCGATCTGCTCCAACAATTGTTCACGGGATAAGGCCCGCTGACGAGAAGAAAGTAGTGCAGTGCCGACTAAATTCATGGCATTGACTGCCGCTGCATTATTAATATGCACCATTACTTGATGGGAAATCGCATCAACCGCCGGATTAAACCAATGCGGTTTTTCTTCACCAGACTGCGCTTTCCATTCAGGGAAATGTTGATTAAGGTAATTGGATAAAGTAATCGGCTCACCAAAATTCACAAATCCTTGGCCTAAATTGCGTAATTTTTTAATTACCCGTAGCACCAAACCGGCATTTTCTTTTTCTTTCGCTGCACCGCGTAGCTCTTTAGCATAGGTATCCACTTCGATGACATGTTCATAACCAACATACACCGGCACTACACTAATTGGACGGGTCTGATTATGTTGCAAGGCTTGTAAAGTCATCGACATCATACCGGTTTTAGGTGTCAACAAACGGCCGGTACGCGAACGACCACCTTCAATAAAATACTCAACGGAATAACCTCGATGGAATAATTCCGCTAAATATTCACGGAAAATTGCCGAATATAAACGATTTCCTTTAAAGGTACGGCGAATAAAGAATGCCCCCCAGGAACGGAAAATACGACCAACCGGCCAGAAATTCAGATTAATCCCAGCAGCAATATGTGGTGGCACTAGGCCTTGATGATAGAGCACATAGGAAAGCAATAAATAGTCGATATGACTGCGGTGACACGGGATATATACAATCTCATGGCCTTCTAATGCCAATTTACGCACACGATCGGCGTTTTCGACATTAATTCCCGAATACAGTTTGTTCCATAACCAACGCAAGAAACGATCGGCCATTCGCAAACTGGAGTGACTAACATCTGCGGCAATTTCCTGCAAAATTTTCTGTGCTTCAGCACGAGCTTTCTCATGGGAAATATTTTTTGCCTTGGCTTCTTCTTCGATAGCAGCCTGAATAGCCGGAGAATTCAGTAATTTATTAAACATTCCCTGACGATTCGGCAAACGTGGACCAGTTGCGGAAATACGCTGTTTAGCAAAGTGAATTTTGGCTACCCGAGCCAATTTCTGGGCAATTTTTTCATCTACACCATGTTCCTCCACCATATAGCGTAAGGACACAGCTTGAGAAAAACGAACAAAAGTATCACGGCCGAACCAAATTGCTGCAAAGGTTTTCTGCACACCATTCAACAGCCTTAAATTAGGCAAGCCGGCTTTATCCTCTTTTCCAGGAGAACGTCCCCAAAGCACAGAAACCGGCACCAATTGCACATCGAGTTGCGGCTGATTGTGATGAACCTCTAAATAACGATTAAAGGTTTTAATCGTTTCATCCTTTGCCCCTTTTGATTTAAAGGTACGACGACCGGCATCCAAATATACATAACGTGGCAGAGTTTGGCCATCAATCACATTAGGTTGATCTGGATCTGGTAACCCTACAGCAAGACAATTACGACGGAAAATAACGAAATCGGTTAAGGATGTGTAGGGTAAAAC
It includes:
- the secD gene encoding protein translocase subunit SecD; the protein is MLNRYPLWKNLMVILVVAIGILYSLPNIYGEDPAVQISGTRGQQATTQTLTEVQDVLKENKLTVKSISLAEGSILARFTNTNDQLLAKDKIAEKLGNNYSTALNLAPATPAWFSSIGANPMKWGLDLRGGVRFLMEVDMNSALQKRQEQLQDTLRGELRKEKIKFNGIKNDDDFGTLITLEDPEQLSKAARIIRQQHPTLTVTESGDNQLSLSLSAAALNEARDLAIEQNLTILRKRVSELGVAEAVIQRQGAERIVIELPGVQDTARAKEILGATATLEFRIVNTKVTPEAVSRGMLPSDTEIKYDRQGQAVALFKKTELGGEHIINASSGLDQQSGTPQVSVTLDSEGGEMMSQTTKKNYKQPMATLYVEYKDNGKKDANGKTVLEKHEEVINVATINGRFSSNFQITGVGSTAEAQNLAMLLKSGALIAPVQIVEERTIGPSLGAQNVEQGIDASFWGLIAVIIFMLFFYKVFGIIASFALVINIVLLVGLMSILPGATLTMPGIAGIVLTLGMSVDANVLIFERIKEEIRNGRPIQQAINEGYNGAFTSIFDANLTTILTAIILYAVGTGPIQGFAVTLALGVAISMFTAITGTRAIVNALYGGKRLEKLSI
- the yajC gene encoding preprotein translocase subunit YajC produces the protein MEAQSPMSTLFIFVIFGLIFYFMIYRPQAKRNKEHKKLMSELAKGTEVLTSGGIIGKITKVTEGSASIVIALNDTTEITINRNYIVAVLPKGSLKSL
- a CDS encoding sulfurtransferase TusA family protein, translating into MDYLLDLRTLRCPLPLLTAKKAFAALAEGDSLCLQLAAHSADEDFVTLGSRYACQLKWQKILEKDEREMLFSKKHGVSLSLKGDL
- a CDS encoding hemerythrin domain-containing protein yields the protein MQILEPQQFATWQDPVSMLYACHGKVKRFCRQLQILPDYLQKNGVNQAVINDVKLILQYFNQAAPLHHEDEEQDFFPALVVKAPQAKQTVDELEKQHMNLHQNWQNLAQQLQMLIAGERDHIEQSLIEQFVAGYEKHIALEEPLFELGKEYLSDEQLIAMGKIMFARRQG
- the tgt gene encoding tRNA guanosine(34) transglycosylase Tgt, whose translation is MKYELDKTSGSARRGRLVFERPQGTFSVETPAFMPVGTYGTVKGMTPEEVRATGAEILLGNTFHLWLRPGQEVMRKHGDLHDFMQWHRPILTDSGGFQVFSLGKLRKITEEGVKFQNPINGERIFLSPEKSMEIQYDLGSDIVMIFDECTPYPATFDYAKKSMEMSLRWAKRSRDRFDELGNKNALFGIIQGGVFEELRKVSLEGLVNIGFDGYAVGGLAVGEPKEDMHRILEYICPQIPADKPRYLMGVGKPEDLVEGVRRGIDMFDCVMPTRNARNGHLFVTDGIVKIRNAKYRDDTSPLDPECDCYTCKNYTKAYLYHLDKCGEILGARLNTIHNLRYYQRLMAEIRQAIEDDRFDDFVVEFYARIGKPVPPLQLAQES
- the queA gene encoding tRNA preQ1(34) S-adenosylmethionine ribosyltransferase-isomerase QueA, which translates into the protein MRVSDFHFDLPDELIARYPKEERASCRLLTLDGEQGTLGHGTFTDVLDLINEGDLLIFNNTRVIPARMFGRKASGGKLEVLVERVLDEQHCLAHIRSSKSPKEGTELFLGEDKLGEGRGIKVVMTSRQGALFELQLVEPHSAWLAVLQQIGHMPLPPYIDRPDEEADQECYQTVYSKVPGAVAAPTAGLHFDDLLLDKLRAKGVNFEFVTLHVGAGTFQPVRVDNIEEHIMHAEYVELSQEVCNAIIETKKAGKRVIAVGTTSVRSIETAALSAEENGNPDLIEPYFSDTSIFIYPGKKFRVVDALITNFHLPESTLIMLVSAFAGFTHTMNAYKSAVENRYRFFSYGDAMFITKNPNVKGLE
- a CDS encoding TerC family protein, translated to MFEWLSDPEAWLSLVTLTALEIVLGIDNIIFISILVARLPENQRQSGRIIGLALAMCTRILLLMSLAWMMRLTEPLFEVFGQAISGRDLILLLGGLFLIVKSIGEIKEAMHPEEHHENGSQKKVSYLGVLIQIAVLDIVFSLDSVITAVGMANHLPVMILAIVIAVGVMMLAAKPIGDFVDTHPTLKILALAFLILVGISLICESLDVHIPKGYIYFAMGFSTVVEMLNIQMRKHLKA
- the plsB gene encoding glycerol-3-phosphate 1-O-acyltransferase PlsB, with the translated sequence MSSIVKAYRKLLELPLSFLVKNNPIPANPIEELQLSTTQPIVYVLPYTSLTDFVIFRRNCLAVGLPDPDQPNVIDGQTLPRYVYLDAGRRTFKSKGAKDETIKTFNRYLEVHHNQPQLDVQLVPVSVLWGRSPGKEDKAGLPNLRLLNGVQKTFAAIWFGRDTFVRFSQAVSLRYMVEEHGVDEKIAQKLARVAKIHFAKQRISATGPRLPNRQGMFNKLLNSPAIQAAIEEEAKAKNISHEKARAEAQKILQEIAADVSHSSLRMADRFLRWLWNKLYSGINVENADRVRKLALEGHEIVYIPCHRSHIDYLLLSYVLYHQGLVPPHIAAGINLNFWPVGRIFRSWGAFFIRRTFKGNRLYSAIFREYLAELFHRGYSVEYFIEGGRSRTGRLLTPKTGMMSMTLQALQHNQTRPISVVPVYVGYEHVIEVDTYAKELRGAAKEKENAGLVLRVIKKLRNLGQGFVNFGEPITLSNYLNQHFPEWKAQSGEEKPHWFNPAVDAISHQVMVHINNAAAVNAMNLVGTALLSSRQRALSREQLLEQIDSYQQMLRNVPYSTDMVLPSDSPQAMLEHVLNLDRVGVLVEKDNFGEIVRLERNSAVLMTYYRNNIQHLFVLPALLASVILHYEAIQKDLLLDAVRKIYPFLKGELFLHFDDKQLTAQIEKIIAEFVRQDIILANENFLSIHRPKVRILQLWSSAMREILHRYYITLCILRQTPDISRGLLEKESQLVAQRLSVLHGINAPEFFDKAVFTTFIGNLKEEGYFDDEGEMIAELAAILEHLMSSEICLTINGAVAKTEEESVKESLQKEQQAQTEGK